In Citrus sinensis cultivar Valencia sweet orange chromosome 4, DVS_A1.0, whole genome shotgun sequence, one DNA window encodes the following:
- the LOC102627177 gene encoding serine carboxypeptidase-like 45 produces MASLPLKLVAFAGILIHICLRIQVEAYASLLDRITALPGQPQVGFQQYSGYVTVDEKKQRALFYYFAEAETDPASKPLVLWLNGGPGCSSLGVGAFSENGPFRPNGQVLVRNEYSWNREANMLFLETPIGVGFSYSKDASSYQGVGDKITARDNLVFLKNWFLKFPQYRNRSLFITGESYAGHYIPQLADLMLEFNKKEELFNLKGIALGNPVLEFATDFNSRAEFFWSHGLISDATYTMFTSFCNYSRYVSEYYRGSVSPICSRVMSLVSRETSRFVDKYDVTLDVCISSVLSQSKVLTPKQVGETTVDVCVEDETVNYLNRKDVQKALHARLVGVRSWAVCSNILDYELLDLEIPTITVVGKLVKAGIPVMVYSGDQDSVIPLTGSRKLVNGLAKELKLGTTVPYRVWFEGQQVGGWTQVYGNILSFATIRGASHEAPFSQPERSLVLFKAFLDSRPLPEAF; encoded by the exons ATGGCTTCTTTGCCGTTGAAACTAGTGGCATTTGCTGGAATTTTGATTCATATATGCTTACGCATACAAGTAGAGGCTTATGCTTCTCTCCTGGACAGAATAACTGCGTTGCCGGGTCAACCCCAAGTCGGGTTTCAGCAATATTCGGGTTATGTGACCGTTGATGAGAAGAAACAGAGAGCTTTGTTTTACTACTTTGCTGAAGCAGAAACAGATCCTGCTTCTAAGCCTCTTGTTCTCTGGCTCAATGGGG GTCCTGGTTGCTCTTCTTTAGGAGTTGGAGCGTTTTCTGAAAATGGGCCATTTAGGCCTAATGGACAGGTGCTGGTGAGGAATGAATATAGCTGGAACAGAG AAGCCAATATGTTGTTTTTGGAGACACCAATTGGAGTTGGATTCTCTTATTCAAAAGATGCCTCTTCTTATCAAGGTGTAGGTGACAAGATAACAG CAAGAGACAATCTGGTGTTCTTGAAAAATTGGTTTCTTAAATTCCCTCAATACAGAAACAGAAGTTTGTTCATTACAGGAGAGAGCTATGCTG GCCACTATATACCTCAACTGGCTGATCTTATGCTTGAGTTCAACAAGAAGGAGGAGTTGTTTAATTTGAAAGGAATTGCT CTGGGCAACCCAGTTTTAGAATTTGCTACAGATTTCAATTCAAGGGCTGAATTCTTCTGGTCTCATGGACTGATTTCCGATGCAACGTACACAATGTTCACTTCCTTCTGCAACTACTCTCGATACGTAAGCGAGTATTACAGAGGCTCTGTCTCTCCTATTTGTTCAAGAGTGATGAGCCTAGTGAGTAGAGAAACCAGTAGATTTGTTGACAAATACGATGTTACTCTTGATGTTTGTATATCATCTGTGCTCTCACAGTCCAAAGTCCTTACACCCAAG CAAGTTGGTGAAACAACAGTAGATGTCTGTGTGGAAGATGAAACCGTTAATTATCTAAACAGGAAAGATGTGCAAAAGGCTCTCCACGCACGTCTTGTAGGAGTCCGCAGCTGGGCGGTTTGCAGCAA TATCCTAGATTATGAACTACTTGACCTGGAGATACCAACAATCACTGTTGTCGGAAAACTTGTCAAGGCAGGAATCCCAGTGATGGTGTACAG TGGAGATCAAGATTCTGTTATTCCATTGACTGGAAGTCGAAAATTAGTAAATGGGTTGGCAAAGGAATTGAAATTGGGAACCACCGTGCCTTACAGAGTGTGGTTTGAAGGGCAGCAG GTTGGTGGATGGACCCAAGTTTATGGTAATATCTTATCCTTTGCCACCATTAGAGGAGCATCTCATGAAGCCCCATTCTCTCAGCCTGAGAGATCACTTGTGCTGTTCAAGGCATTCTTGGACAGTCGGCCTCTGCCGGAAGCATTCTGA